The following proteins come from a genomic window of Lolium rigidum isolate FL_2022 chromosome 5, APGP_CSIRO_Lrig_0.1, whole genome shotgun sequence:
- the LOC124654422 gene encoding serine/threonine-protein kinase RIPK-like: MAARSWSHFSCCVGGSAVADDNDDDRAASRRRVGRKVSPRSSSSSSRMSLSSLSSSGTLSPEDLSLTLSGSNLHAFTYAELRVATGTFSRANYLGSGGFGPVYKGAVGDKLRPGLAAQAVAVKYLDLDCGTQGHNEWLAEVFFLGQLRHKNLVKLIGYCYEDQHRMLVYEFMSAGSLENHLFKSTNGSLPWMMRMKIAVGAAKGLAFLHDADTPVIYRDFKASNILLDSDYNTKLSDFGLAKDGPQGDETHVTTRVMGTHGYAAPEYIMTGHLTAKSDVYSFGVVLLELLSGLQSVDRARRPREQNLVEWARPYLKHPDKLYKIMDLAFECQYSCKGAEVAALVAYKCLSQNPKSRPTMKEVVKALEPVLDMEDFFPGGHFVFTIIVEEDKVVDMTVEVEEKELHNRQNCEDRHRQKYPNSVIHTGIVLHGSDGLITGLNGAHRRQQRSLSYRRERGV; this comes from the exons ATGGCCGCGCGATCCTGGAGCCATTTCTCCTGCTGCGTCGGCGGCAGCGCTGTGgcggacgacaacgacgacgaccgcGCCGCGTCACGGCGACGAGTCGGCCGGAAGGTCAGCCCGaggtcgtcatcatcgtcctcgaggATGTCGCTCAGCAGCCTCAGCTCGTCGGGGACGCTCTCGCCGGAGGACCTGTCCCTCACGCTGTCCGGCTCCAACCTGCACGCCTTCACCTACGCCGAGCTCCGCGTCGCGACGGGGACCTTCTCGCGCGCCAACTACCTCGGCAGCGGCGGGTTCGGCCCCGTCTACAAGGGCGCCGTCGGCGACAAGCTCCGACCCGGGCTCGCCGCGCAGGCTGTCGCGGTCAAGTACCTCGACTTGGACTGCGGCACGCAGGGACACAACGAGTGGCTG GccgaagttttctttcttggacaaCTGAGGCATAAGAACCTGGTGAAGCTCATCGGGTACTGCTACGAGGACCAGCACCGGATGCTGGTGTACGAGTTCATGAGCGCCGGGAGCCTCGAGAACCACCTCTTCAAAA GTACTAATGGCTCTCTCCCGtggatgatgaggatgaagatcgcTGTCGGGGCAGCCAAGGGCCTCGCCTTTCTCCACGATGCCGACACCCCGGTGATCTACCGTGATTTCAAGGCTTCCAACATTTTGCTCGACTCG GATTACAACACCAAGTTGTCCGACTTTGGGCTCGCCAAGGATGGGCCTCAGGGCGATGAGACACACGTGACGACACGTGTCATGGGGACACACGGCTATGCAGCGCCAGAGTACATCATGACAGGCCACTTGACCGCCAAGAGTGATGTATATAGCTTTGGTGTAGTGCTCCTAGAGCTTCTTTCCGGGTTGCAATCAGTGGACCGCGCGCGGCGACCGAGGGAGCAGAACCTAGTGGAATGGGCTCGGCCGTACCTCAAGCACCCTGACAAGTTGTACAAGATTATGGACCTAGCTTTCGAGTGCCAATATTCATGCAAAGGTGCCGAGGTGGCAGCGCTGGTGGCGTACAAGTGTCTTAGCCAGAACCCTAAATCTAGGCCCACTATGAAGGAGGTGGTCAAGGCCCTTGAGCCCGTGCTTGACATGGAAGACTTCTTTCCTGGGGGCCATTTTGTGTTCACAATTATtgtggaggaggacaaggtggtGGATATGACGGTGGAGGTCGAGGAGAAGGAACTACACAATCGACAAAACTGTGAAGACAGGCACCGGCAGAAGTACCCTAACTCAGTGATCCATACCGGCATTGTGCTCCACGGAAGTGATGGTCTAATTACAGGGTTGAACGGTGCGCATCGGCGGCAACAAAGGTCGCTGAGCTACCGCCGTGAGAGGGGTGTTTAG